A single genomic interval of Croceibacter atlanticus HTCC2559 harbors:
- a CDS encoding 2-oxoglutarate dehydrogenase E1 component, which translates to MDQFSFLNAAHTSYFADLYDQYLKYPDSVEPSWRAFFQGFDLGLEERGDIEATQANTSNSKSASQAPDAVLKEFQVIRLIDGYRARGHLFTKTNPVRERRKYVPTLDISNFGLSEQDLDLKFNAGNIIGIGEASLRDIITHLERIYCEAIGVEYMYVRKPEEIQWIQDKLNINDNHPEFSNDQKKHILKKLNEAVSFESFLHRKYVGQKRFSLEGNESLIPALDALIENAAEQGVEDFVMGMAHRGRLSTLTNIFGKSAKDIFSEFDGKDYEQEVFDGDVKYHLGWTACRKTDSGKEINLNIAPNPSHLETVGAVVEGITRAKQDRHHKDDFSKVLPIVVHGDAAIAGQGIVYEIVQMSQLDGYKTNGTIHIVVNNQIGFTTNYLDGRSSTYCTDVAKVTLSPVLHVNADDAEAVVHAMLFALDFRMRFKRDVFIDLLGYRKYGHNEGDEPRFTQPKLYKAISKHKNPLEIYAEKLKSQGVIDDSYVTKLEQDYKNKLEENLEDSRKEDKTEITAIMKDEWEGFNYAQEDEMMTPVDTTYDLEKLTEIAEVITELPKDKKFLRKIAKLIEARKTMYFEDNKLDWAMGELLAYGTLLKEGYDVRMTGQDVERGTFSHRHAVVKVEESEEEILLLNNLKGDQGDFYIYNSLLSEYAVVGFDYGYAMASPKTLTIWEAQFGDFSNGAQIMLDQYISAAEDKWKLQNGLVMLLPHGYEGQGAEHSSARMERYLQLCAKDNMYVADCTTPANLYHLFRRQMKTDFRKPLIVFTPKSLLRHPKVVSTKEEIANGAFQMTIDDVEADAKKVKTLVFCTGKFFYDLTAERDDNKRDDIAFVRVEQLFPLPVEEMRNAMKKYSNAKDVVWAQEEPRNMGAYSHILMHLDEAKSFRVCSRRPYGAPAAGSSVRFKKRHAKVIEDVFTRPE; encoded by the coding sequence ATGGATCAATTTTCATTTCTCAACGCGGCACATACATCTTATTTTGCCGACCTTTACGACCAGTACCTAAAATATCCAGATAGCGTAGAGCCAAGCTGGCGCGCTTTCTTTCAAGGTTTTGACCTAGGATTAGAAGAACGTGGCGATATAGAAGCAACTCAGGCTAACACTAGCAACTCTAAATCTGCATCTCAAGCACCAGATGCTGTTTTAAAAGAGTTTCAAGTTATACGTCTAATTGATGGCTATAGAGCAAGAGGACATCTTTTCACTAAGACAAATCCTGTTAGGGAAAGACGTAAGTACGTCCCAACACTAGATATTTCAAACTTTGGACTTTCTGAGCAAGACTTAGACCTTAAATTTAATGCTGGTAATATTATTGGCATTGGCGAAGCTTCTTTGCGAGACATTATTACACATCTAGAACGCATTTATTGCGAAGCTATTGGTGTAGAATATATGTACGTAAGAAAACCCGAAGAAATACAGTGGATACAGGACAAGTTAAATATTAACGACAACCACCCAGAGTTTTCTAACGATCAAAAAAAGCACATTCTTAAAAAATTGAATGAAGCTGTATCGTTTGAATCATTCTTACACAGAAAATATGTTGGCCAGAAAAGATTTTCATTAGAAGGTAATGAAAGTTTAATTCCTGCCTTAGATGCATTAATTGAAAATGCCGCAGAGCAAGGTGTTGAAGATTTTGTTATGGGAATGGCGCATAGAGGTCGCCTTAGCACGCTTACCAACATTTTTGGAAAGAGCGCAAAAGACATCTTTAGTGAGTTTGATGGTAAAGATTACGAACAGGAAGTTTTTGATGGTGATGTTAAATATCACCTTGGATGGACAGCCTGCAGAAAAACCGACAGTGGTAAAGAAATAAATTTAAATATAGCACCAAACCCTTCACACCTAGAAACAGTAGGTGCAGTTGTTGAAGGTATAACACGTGCAAAACAAGATCGCCATCACAAAGACGATTTTAGCAAAGTATTACCTATTGTAGTTCACGGTGATGCCGCAATTGCAGGACAAGGTATTGTTTATGAAATAGTACAAATGTCTCAGCTAGATGGCTATAAAACTAATGGTACAATTCATATTGTTGTAAACAATCAAATTGGGTTTACCACTAACTACCTAGATGGCCGCTCATCAACTTATTGTACAGATGTTGCTAAAGTAACATTGTCTCCTGTACTTCACGTTAATGCAGACGATGCAGAAGCTGTGGTGCACGCCATGTTATTTGCGCTAGATTTTAGAATGAGGTTTAAACGCGATGTGTTTATAGATCTTTTAGGTTATAGAAAATATGGCCATAACGAAGGAGATGAACCACGCTTTACACAACCTAAGTTATACAAAGCCATCTCTAAACACAAAAACCCTTTAGAAATTTATGCTGAAAAGCTAAAATCTCAAGGCGTTATAGATGATAGCTATGTAACAAAACTTGAACAAGATTATAAAAATAAATTAGAGGAAAATCTTGAGGATTCTCGTAAAGAGGACAAAACAGAAATTACCGCTATAATGAAAGATGAGTGGGAAGGCTTTAATTATGCTCAAGAAGATGAGATGATGACGCCGGTTGATACCACTTATGATTTAGAAAAACTTACTGAAATTGCTGAGGTAATTACAGAACTTCCTAAGGATAAAAAATTCCTAAGAAAGATTGCTAAGCTAATAGAGGCTCGTAAAACCATGTATTTTGAGGACAACAAACTCGATTGGGCAATGGGAGAGCTTTTAGCTTACGGAACGCTTTTAAAAGAAGGTTATGACGTGAGGATGACAGGTCAAGATGTTGAGCGTGGTACATTCTCTCACCGTCATGCAGTTGTGAAAGTTGAAGAGAGTGAAGAAGAAATTTTATTGCTCAACAACTTAAAAGGTGATCAAGGTGACTTCTACATATACAATTCTTTGTTGTCTGAATATGCTGTTGTAGGTTTTGATTACGGTTACGCCATGGCAAGCCCAAAAACATTAACTATCTGGGAAGCACAATTTGGAGATTTCTCAAATGGTGCTCAAATAATGTTAGACCAATACATTTCTGCTGCAGAAGACAAGTGGAAACTACAAAATGGTCTTGTAATGTTATTACCACACGGTTATGAAGGCCAAGGTGCAGAACACTCATCGGCTAGAATGGAGCGTTACTTACAATTATGTGCTAAAGACAATATGTATGTTGCAGATTGTACAACGCCAGCAAACCTTTATCATTTGTTTAGAAGACAAATGAAAACAGATTTTAGAAAGCCTTTAATTGTATTTACACCTAAAAGTTTATTACGTCACCCCAAAGTAGTGTCTACTAAAGAAGAAATTGCAAATGGAGCATTCCAAATGACAATTGATGATGTTGAGGCAGACGCTAAAAAAGTTAAAACATTAGTATTTTGCACCGGTAAATTCTTTTATGATCTTACTGCAGAACGCGATGATAATAAAAGAGATGACATTGCATTTGTAAGAGTAGAACAGCTTTTCCCACTTCCCGTAGAGGAGATGAGAAATGCTATGAAAAAATACAGCAATGCAAAAGATGTTGTTTGGGCTCAAGAAGAACCAAGAAACATGGGAGCTTATAGCCACATCTTAATGCACTTAGATGAAGCAAAATCATTTAGAGTATGCAGCAGAAGACCTTATGGTGCACCTGCAGCAGGAAGTTCAGTAAGGTTTAAGAAACGTCATGCTAAGGTTATAGAAGATGTTTTTACAAGACCTGAATAA
- the odhB gene encoding 2-oxoglutarate dehydrogenase complex dihydrolipoyllysine-residue succinyltransferase: MALEMKVPSPGESITEVEIAQWLVEDGDYVEKDQAIAEVDSDKATLELPAEASGIITLKAEEGDAVEVGAVVCLIDTDAKKPGGDDKAASGDEGSGDDAEKDLKEQNKKTEDTNEKGDALKQTPSKPSTQDQKQDNKNYATGSPSPAAKKILDEKGMDSKDVSGSGRDGRITKDDAVKAKPSMGSPGNGKRGESRTKLSMLRRKVAERLVSAKNETAMLTTFNEVDMSPIFSLRKQYKEEFKAKHGVSLGFMSFFTLACVRALEMYPAVNSMIEGKEMITYDYKDISIAVSGPKGLMVPVMRNTENLSFRGVEDEVKRLALKARDGKITVDEMTGGTFTISNGGVFGSMLSTPIINPPQSAILGMHNIVERPVAIDGHVEIRPIMYVALSYDHRIIDGKESVGFLVAVKEALENPEELLMDNDVKRALEL; encoded by the coding sequence ATGGCTTTAGAAATGAAAGTGCCTTCACCAGGCGAATCCATAACCGAAGTTGAAATCGCACAGTGGCTTGTTGAAGATGGCGACTATGTTGAGAAAGACCAAGCAATTGCAGAAGTAGATAGTGACAAAGCAACACTAGAACTTCCTGCTGAAGCAAGCGGTATTATTACACTTAAAGCAGAAGAAGGTGATGCTGTCGAGGTTGGTGCAGTTGTATGCTTGATAGATACAGATGCAAAAAAACCTGGTGGTGATGACAAGGCTGCTAGTGGTGATGAAGGTAGCGGAGACGATGCCGAAAAAGACCTTAAAGAACAAAATAAAAAAACTGAGGATACTAATGAAAAAGGTGATGCTCTTAAGCAAACACCTTCTAAACCTAGTACTCAAGACCAGAAACAAGATAATAAGAACTACGCAACTGGATCTCCTAGTCCTGCCGCTAAGAAAATCTTAGATGAAAAAGGAATGGACTCTAAAGATGTTAGTGGCTCTGGAAGAGACGGCCGCATAACTAAAGATGATGCTGTAAAGGCAAAACCGTCTATGGGTTCTCCTGGAAATGGAAAAAGAGGTGAAAGCCGCACTAAATTATCTATGCTTCGTCGTAAAGTAGCAGAGCGTTTAGTTTCTGCTAAAAATGAGACAGCAATGCTTACTACTTTTAATGAAGTAGATATGTCTCCAATCTTTAGCTTGAGAAAACAATATAAAGAAGAGTTTAAAGCAAAACACGGCGTAAGTCTTGGCTTTATGTCATTCTTTACACTTGCTTGTGTTCGTGCATTAGAAATGTATCCTGCTGTAAATTCTATGATTGAAGGTAAGGAAATGATTACCTATGATTATAAGGATATATCTATTGCAGTATCTGGACCAAAAGGCTTAATGGTACCTGTAATGAGAAACACAGAAAATTTAAGCTTTAGAGGCGTAGAAGATGAAGTAAAGCGTCTGGCTTTAAAAGCAAGAGATGGTAAAATTACTGTAGATGAAATGACAGGTGGTACTTTTACAATCTCAAACGGAGGCGTATTTGGAAGTATGTTAAGTACTCCTATAATTAATCCTCCACAATCTGCAATTTTAGGAATGCACAACATTGTTGAGCGTCCAGTTGCTATTGATGGGCACGTTGAAATTAGACCTATAATGTATGTGGCATTATCTTATGACCACAGAATTATTGATGGAAAAGAATCTGTAGGTTTCCTTGTTGCTGTTAAAGAGGCATTAGAAAATCCAGAAGAATTATTAATGGATAATGACGTTAAACGCGCTTTAGAATTATAA